The Niastella koreensis GR20-10 genome includes a window with the following:
- a CDS encoding YcxB family protein, translating into MTVQFGYDKKQVIQALRYHFLMRPEIKILLILINVFTIASAVLFALKKIQPISFLIFSFLWFLLMLVIWRLLPSSIYKRSLTFQDHFTMHFEGEGVMLETTKGSKGWDWKKFSYFVESPYFFHLYFDARSFFLVPKDAFKDITDLQKVREMLREKIGKR; encoded by the coding sequence ATGACAGTTCAATTTGGTTATGATAAAAAGCAGGTAATTCAAGCCTTGCGGTATCACTTTTTAATGCGTCCTGAAATCAAGATCCTTTTGATATTGATCAATGTATTTACCATTGCTTCAGCGGTACTGTTTGCGCTGAAGAAAATACAGCCAATCTCGTTTTTAATCTTCTCGTTTTTATGGTTTCTGCTGATGCTGGTTATCTGGCGCTTGCTGCCCAGCAGCATTTATAAGCGGTCACTCACCTTTCAGGACCATTTTACCATGCATTTTGAAGGCGAAGGCGTAATGCTGGAAACCACTAAGGGGTCCAAAGGCTGGGACTGGAAGAAATTCAGCTATTTTGTAGAAAGCCCTTATTTTTTCCACCTCTATTTCGACGCCCGTTCCTTTTTCCTGGTTCCCAAGGATGCGTTTAAGGATATTACTGATTTACAGAAAGTTAGGGAGATGTTGAGGGAGAAGATAGGGAAGAGATAG
- a CDS encoding vitamin B12-dependent ribonucleotide reductase, with the protein MAIKKQSKGLQFSRRFTRDGVSVFDQFEYDYRTSVIRNPSGEVVFEMNNVEVPKHWSQIATDILAQKYFRKAGVPQQDGSLGRETSVKQVAHRMANCWRAWGEKYGYFASEQDATIFYEELVHCILNQSCTPNSPQWFNTGLFESYNIKGKPQGHYYVDPVDGQLKKSTSAYERPQPHACFILSVEDDLVNDGGIMDLWMREARIFKYGSGVGTNFSTIRGEGEKLSGGGTSSGLMSFLKIGDRAAGAIKSGGTTRRAAKMVCLDLDHPEIMDFINWKVEEEKKVGALIAAGYPSDYEGEAYRTVSGQNSNNSIRISNEFFEKLEKGEDWELKARTDGRVMKRIPAKEVWNQISYAAWRCADPGTQYDTTINEWHTSPKGGRINASNPCSEYMFLDNTACNLASANLRRFYNEATNTFDVEGFEYICRLWTVVLEVSVLMAQFPSKEVAQLSYDYRTLGLGYANLGSMLMVMGIPYDSEEARGIAGALTAIMTGIAYKTSAELASILGPFSRFEENREDMLRVMRNHRLAAYDADDYEKLHIKPQGIKAKYCPDYLLKAATKAWDEAVQLGEKYGYRNAQVTVIAPTGTIGLVMDCDTTGVEPDFALVKFKKLSGGGYFKIINQSVPTALKNLGYQPREMEAIVKYAVGAGTFVGAPHINHQTLSEKGFIAEEIKKLDAAVASAFEIGFVFNVYTLGEECLQRLGFKPEQYFNFEWSLLEALGFTDEEVEAANDYICGTMTIEGAPFLKAEHLPVFDCANKCGKKGQRYIHAHGHIRMMAAAQPFLSGAISKTINLPNEATVEEIADAYMMSWKLGLKACALYRDGSKLSQPLSNKSDKKKKTEEGASETTAAADPQESNIVDLGNLTIAELLDEVQKRVQASPDTKLKRELARIVERRTLPAKRRGFTQKAKINGQALFLRTGEYGDGTVGEIFIDMAKEGATMRSMLNCFAIAISIGLQYGVPLEEFVEKFVFTRFEPAGMVDHPNIKSTTSIVDFIFRALAYEYLGRTDLVHVLDRPEVLNTGVDEWDEIPTSLEYEKKTPPLSDVRVVPGKPTKTPEAESLKPVKATVKKAEAGLDAINAAAKSMQSDAPACNTCGHITIRSGTCYKCLNCGNSMGCS; encoded by the coding sequence ATGGCCATTAAAAAGCAATCGAAAGGCTTACAATTCAGTCGCCGTTTCACCCGTGATGGAGTGTCTGTTTTTGATCAGTTTGAATATGATTACCGAACGTCGGTTATCCGCAACCCGAGTGGTGAAGTGGTGTTTGAAATGAATAATGTGGAGGTGCCCAAACACTGGAGTCAGATTGCTACAGATATTCTGGCCCAGAAGTATTTCCGCAAGGCAGGCGTTCCCCAGCAGGATGGATCTTTAGGTCGTGAAACTTCGGTAAAACAGGTGGCCCATCGTATGGCGAATTGCTGGCGGGCGTGGGGTGAAAAGTATGGTTATTTTGCTTCGGAGCAGGATGCCACCATCTTTTATGAAGAGCTGGTACATTGTATCCTGAACCAATCCTGCACGCCTAACAGCCCGCAGTGGTTCAATACCGGTTTGTTTGAAAGCTATAATATCAAGGGCAAACCACAGGGGCACTATTATGTTGACCCTGTTGATGGCCAATTGAAAAAATCTACCTCGGCATACGAACGTCCGCAACCACACGCGTGCTTTATTTTAAGTGTTGAAGACGACCTGGTTAACGACGGTGGCATTATGGACCTGTGGATGCGTGAGGCCCGCATTTTTAAATATGGCAGTGGGGTAGGAACCAACTTCTCCACCATCAGGGGCGAAGGGGAGAAACTAAGCGGCGGTGGAACCTCCAGTGGATTGATGAGCTTTTTAAAGATCGGTGACCGCGCAGCAGGCGCCATCAAAAGCGGTGGTACTACCCGTCGGGCAGCCAAAATGGTTTGTCTGGATCTGGACCACCCCGAGATCATGGACTTTATTAACTGGAAAGTAGAAGAGGAAAAGAAAGTAGGCGCGCTGATCGCTGCCGGTTATCCCAGCGATTACGAAGGCGAAGCATACAGAACGGTGAGCGGACAAAACTCCAACAACTCCATCCGCATTTCCAACGAATTTTTTGAAAAGCTGGAGAAGGGTGAAGATTGGGAATTAAAGGCCAGAACCGATGGACGGGTAATGAAACGCATTCCGGCCAAAGAAGTATGGAACCAGATCTCTTACGCGGCCTGGCGTTGTGCCGACCCCGGTACGCAATATGATACCACCATCAACGAGTGGCACACCAGTCCTAAGGGCGGCCGCATCAATGCTTCCAACCCCTGCAGTGAATACATGTTCCTCGATAATACGGCCTGTAACCTGGCATCGGCCAACCTGCGCCGTTTTTATAACGAAGCTACCAATACATTTGATGTGGAAGGCTTTGAGTACATCTGCCGTTTATGGACAGTAGTGCTGGAAGTATCTGTGCTGATGGCGCAGTTCCCATCAAAAGAAGTAGCGCAACTGAGCTACGATTACCGCACGCTGGGTTTGGGTTATGCCAACCTGGGCTCTATGTTAATGGTTATGGGCATCCCGTATGATAGTGAAGAAGCCCGCGGTATTGCCGGCGCCCTCACTGCTATCATGACCGGTATTGCTTATAAAACTTCGGCCGAGCTGGCTTCCATCCTGGGACCCTTCAGCCGTTTTGAAGAGAACCGCGAAGACATGCTGCGGGTAATGCGCAACCACCGCCTGGCCGCTTATGATGCAGATGATTATGAAAAACTGCACATCAAGCCACAGGGTATAAAAGCAAAATATTGTCCTGATTACCTGCTGAAAGCCGCTACCAAAGCATGGGACGAAGCAGTACAGTTAGGCGAAAAATATGGTTATCGCAATGCACAGGTTACGGTGATTGCACCTACCGGTACCATTGGCCTGGTAATGGATTGCGATACCACCGGTGTGGAACCCGATTTTGCGCTGGTTAAATTTAAAAAACTCAGTGGCGGCGGTTACTTCAAGATCATTAACCAGAGTGTGCCCACTGCGTTGAAGAACCTGGGTTATCAACCCCGCGAAATGGAGGCGATTGTAAAATATGCAGTAGGGGCCGGTACTTTTGTTGGCGCACCGCATATCAATCACCAGACATTAAGCGAGAAAGGATTTATAGCTGAAGAAATAAAGAAGCTGGATGCAGCCGTAGCATCCGCCTTTGAAATAGGATTCGTATTCAATGTTTACACGCTTGGCGAAGAATGCCTGCAACGCCTGGGATTCAAACCTGAGCAGTATTTTAATTTTGAATGGAGCCTGCTTGAAGCTTTAGGCTTTACAGATGAGGAAGTGGAAGCTGCTAATGATTACATCTGCGGTACCATGACCATTGAAGGAGCGCCCTTCCTGAAAGCCGAGCATTTGCCCGTTTTTGACTGTGCCAACAAGTGCGGTAAAAAGGGACAACGTTACATTCACGCCCATGGCCACATAAGAATGATGGCCGCCGCACAGCCTTTCCTGAGTGGTGCTATTTCAAAAACCATTAACCTGCCCAATGAGGCAACAGTAGAAGAAATTGCCGATGCGTACATGATGAGCTGGAAACTGGGCCTGAAGGCCTGCGCGTTGTATCGCGATGGTTCCAAGTTAAGTCAGCCGCTGAGCAATAAGAGCGACAAGAAGAAGAAAACCGAAGAAGGGGCCAGTGAAACCACTGCTGCCGCTGACCCACAGGAATCGAACATTGTTGACCTGGGCAATCTCACTATTGCTGAGTTGCTGGATGAAGTACAAAAACGTGTTCAGGCATCGCCCGATACCAAGCTGAAACGGGAGCTGGCGCGTATTGTTGAACGCAGAACCTTACCGGCCAAACGCCGCGGCTTTACACAAAAGGCCAAAATAAACGGACAGGCTTTGTTTTTACGCACCGGTGAATATGGCGATGGAACGGTAGGGGAGATCTTCATCGACATGGCAAAAGAAGGCGCTACCATGCGTAGTATGCTGAACTGTTTTGCAATAGCTATTTCAATTGGCCTGCAATATGGCGTGCCGTTGGAAGAGTTTGTTGAGAAGTTTGTGTTCACGCGTTTTGAACCCGCTGGTATGGTCGATCACCCGAACATCAAGAGCACCACTTCCATTGTAGACTTTATTTTCCGTGCCCTGGCGTATGAATACCTGGGTAGAACCGACCTGGTACACGTGCTCGACAGGCCCGAAGTACTGAATACCGGAGTAGATGAATGGGATGAAATTCCCACATCGCTGGAGTATGAGAAAAAAACTCCCCCATTGAGTGATGTACGGGTAGTGCCCGGTAAACCAACGAAAACACCAGAAGCAGAATCTTTAAAACCCGTAAAAGCCACTGTTAAAAAAGCAGAAGCAGGACTGGATGCCATCAATGCAGCAGCGAAGAGCATGCAAAGTGATGCGCCGGCCTGTAATACCTGCGGACATATAACCATCCGTAGCGGTACCTGCTATAAATGCCTTAATTGCGGTAATAGCATGGGTTGCAGCTAA
- a CDS encoding DUF2490 domain-containing protein, giving the protein MSFYKQLTWMMVGMVAGHNGRSQLALSGWATTNNQFSISHKLVYQLEASFRSDTKRQYLQTFLLRTGAFVQLNSQWSAGAGYCLTDNRHTIGGITGYGAEHQALEQAWFIHPVYFGHSYKSFMRQRLRLENRWLPNLVKDNDHLTNTSYSFSNRLRYQIREQLPFVKVINDFNKGSYVLLQNEFFFNVSGQQYVNGKWFDQNRSLVGAGYRFNRHMDVELSYMLRLIKDAGVGWSHENLVQVTALSRL; this is encoded by the coding sequence ATGTCCTTTTATAAACAATTAACCTGGATGATGGTTGGAATGGTGGCTGGTCATAATGGCCGCTCTCAGCTGGCTTTATCTGGCTGGGCCACAACCAATAACCAGTTCTCTATCTCACATAAATTAGTGTACCAGCTTGAGGCCAGTTTTAGAAGCGATACCAAACGCCAGTACCTGCAAACCTTTTTATTACGAACCGGCGCCTTTGTACAATTGAACAGCCAGTGGAGCGCGGGTGCCGGTTACTGCCTTACCGACAACCGCCACACTATTGGCGGTATTACCGGCTATGGTGCAGAGCATCAGGCACTTGAGCAGGCCTGGTTTATTCACCCAGTTTATTTTGGGCATAGCTATAAATCTTTTATGCGGCAGCGGCTGCGCCTCGAGAACCGGTGGCTGCCCAATTTGGTAAAGGACAATGACCACTTAACAAATACGAGCTACTCCTTCAGCAACCGGTTAAGGTACCAGATCAGGGAACAGCTGCCTTTTGTTAAGGTTATAAACGACTTTAACAAAGGCAGTTACGTATTGCTGCAGAACGAGTTCTTTTTCAATGTGAGCGGCCAGCAATATGTAAACGGTAAGTGGTTCGATCAAAACCGAAGCCTCGTTGGCGCCGGTTACCGGTTTAACCGGCATATGGATGTGGAGTTATCGTATATGTTACGCCTTATCAAAGATGCCGGTGTAGGATGGTCGCACGAAAACCTGGTGCAGGTTACTGCTTTAAGTAGATTATAA
- a CDS encoding geranylgeranylglyceryl/heptaprenylglyceryl phosphate synthase yields MTNRIYQSLLQKKANGQKSFAVLIDPDKVTVEKIDELTALASEARVDYLLVGGSLVVTNRLDEVVQQIKKNCDIPVILFPGSPSQITQYADALLYLSLISGRNAELLIGQHVISAPFVKQSRLEIISTGYMVIDGGAPTTVSYISNAAPIPADKNEIAMCTAMAGEMLGMKLIYMDAGSGAKRPITESMIEKVAQVIEVPLVVGGGILDPEKAYRNCKAGADMIVIGNAIEKDASLIKEMSAAIHSVPTRIA; encoded by the coding sequence ATGACGAATCGCATTTATCAATCTTTACTGCAAAAAAAGGCGAACGGACAGAAGTCATTTGCAGTACTGATTGACCCAGACAAGGTTACAGTAGAAAAAATAGATGAATTGACTGCATTGGCCAGCGAAGCGCGGGTTGATTACTTGCTGGTGGGTGGCAGCCTGGTTGTTACCAACCGGCTGGATGAGGTAGTACAGCAGATAAAAAAGAATTGCGATATACCGGTGATCCTGTTCCCGGGCAGTCCATCGCAAATAACCCAATATGCCGATGCATTGCTTTATTTGTCCCTGATTTCGGGACGCAATGCAGAACTGCTGATCGGTCAGCACGTTATTTCAGCTCCGTTTGTAAAACAGAGCCGGCTGGAGATCATTTCAACTGGTTATATGGTTATTGACGGTGGCGCCCCAACCACCGTTTCCTATATCAGCAATGCGGCGCCCATTCCTGCCGATAAAAACGAAATTGCTATGTGCACGGCCATGGCCGGTGAAATGCTGGGCATGAAGCTGATTTATATGGATGCCGGCAGCGGCGCCAAACGCCCCATTACCGAAAGCATGATTGAGAAGGTGGCGCAGGTAATTGAAGTACCGCTGGTTGTTGGCGGCGGCATCCTGGACCCCGAAAAAGCCTACCGCAACTGCAAGGCCGGAGCCGATATGATCGTTATTGGCAATGCTATTGAAAAAGATGCTTCGCTCATAAAAGAGATGAGCGCCGCCATCCATTCAGTACCTACCCGCATAGCTTAA
- a CDS encoding N-acetyltransferase produces the protein METQHQFQVIVANESHLSFAQIICDEMAASAKARGTGIAKRSPEYIQQKMREGKAVIAFNQDGIWAGFCYIETWSHGEYVANSGLIVSPNFRKGGLAKAIKKKIFELSRLTFPDSKIFGLTTGLAVMKINSDLGYEPVTYSELTQDEAFWAGCKSCVNYDILMSKERKNCLCTAMLYDPKDHYEPQETKEFFEEKKSVFERLLRIKQWKLLKPFFKDDKDNNTPSGGGAGKIKSFFHYFFNF, from the coding sequence ATGGAAACCCAACATCAATTTCAGGTAATTGTAGCCAACGAATCACACCTCAGCTTTGCTCAGATCATATGCGATGAAATGGCTGCTTCGGCCAAAGCCCGTGGAACGGGTATAGCCAAGCGCTCGCCCGAATATATTCAACAGAAGATGCGTGAAGGGAAAGCCGTAATAGCTTTTAACCAGGACGGTATCTGGGCCGGCTTTTGTTACATCGAAACCTGGAGCCATGGCGAATATGTTGCCAACTCGGGGCTGATCGTTTCTCCCAACTTCCGTAAAGGCGGTTTGGCAAAAGCAATCAAGAAAAAGATCTTCGAGCTTAGCCGGCTAACCTTCCCCGACTCAAAGATATTTGGTCTTACCACCGGACTGGCAGTAATGAAGATCAACAGCGATCTCGGTTACGAGCCCGTTACCTATTCAGAGCTTACGCAGGATGAAGCCTTCTGGGCCGGTTGCAAAAGCTGTGTGAACTACGATATTCTCATGAGCAAGGAACGCAAGAACTGTTTGTGCACCGCCATGCTGTACGATCCTAAAGATCACTACGAGCCGCAGGAAACAAAAGAGTTCTTCGAAGAGAAGAAGAGCGTATTTGAGCGGCTGTTACGGATAAAACAATGGAAATTGCTGAAGCCTTTCTTTAAGGATGATAAAGACAACAACACCCCTTCTGGTGGTGGGGCCGGCAAGATCAAATCTTTTTTTCACTACTTTTTTAATTTCTAA
- a CDS encoding argininosuccinate synthase produces the protein MAKKVVLGFSGGLDTTFCVKYLGEDQGYEVHSIIVNTGGFSEEELKKIEEHAYNLGVKTHTTVNAVKGYYDRIIKYLIYGNVLKNNTYPLSVSAERLSQALHIAEHVKKLNADAVAHGSTGAGNDQVRFDMVFHILIPGVEIITPIRDLKLSREAEIEYLKGKGVNMNFAKAVYSINKGLWGTSVGGKETLSSKGMLPEEAWPTQVTKTGSEEVKLHFEKGELKKINDKEFAHPSEAIQYLQTIAGAYGVGRDIHVGDTIIGIKGRVGFEAAAPMVILKAHHALEKHVLTKWQLNWKDQLAQFYGNWLHEGQIMDPVMRDIEAYLESSQAHVTGDVFVHLQPYRFQIIGIESAYDLMSSKFGKYGEMNTGFTGEDVRGFSKIFGNQTSIYMSVKEENEKK, from the coding sequence ATGGCAAAGAAAGTTGTTCTCGGTTTTAGCGGTGGTTTAGACACTACATTTTGTGTAAAATACCTGGGCGAAGACCAGGGCTACGAAGTGCACAGCATTATTGTAAATACCGGTGGTTTCAGTGAAGAGGAGTTGAAAAAGATAGAAGAGCATGCTTATAATCTGGGTGTAAAAACGCACACCACAGTAAACGCCGTAAAAGGATACTACGATCGCATTATAAAATACCTCATTTACGGAAATGTGTTAAAGAACAACACGTACCCGTTAAGTGTGAGCGCCGAACGGTTGAGCCAGGCCCTGCACATTGCAGAGCACGTAAAGAAATTAAATGCCGATGCAGTAGCACACGGCAGTACCGGGGCAGGCAACGACCAGGTTCGCTTTGACATGGTGTTCCACATATTGATCCCCGGTGTGGAGATCATTACCCCAATCCGCGACCTGAAGTTGAGCCGCGAAGCAGAAATTGAATACCTGAAAGGCAAAGGCGTGAACATGAACTTCGCCAAAGCCGTTTACTCCATCAATAAAGGCCTGTGGGGAACCAGCGTAGGTGGTAAAGAAACATTGTCGTCAAAAGGCATGTTGCCCGAAGAAGCGTGGCCTACCCAGGTTACCAAAACCGGCAGTGAAGAAGTAAAACTTCATTTTGAAAAAGGTGAACTGAAAAAGATAAACGATAAAGAATTCGCACACCCCAGCGAAGCCATTCAATACCTGCAAACCATTGCCGGTGCGTATGGCGTTGGCCGCGATATTCACGTAGGCGATACCATCATTGGTATTAAAGGCCGCGTTGGTTTTGAAGCTGCTGCTCCCATGGTGATCCTGAAAGCCCACCATGCGCTGGAAAAGCACGTGCTTACCAAATGGCAGCTGAACTGGAAAGACCAGCTGGCCCAGTTCTACGGCAACTGGTTACACGAAGGCCAGATCATGGACCCCGTGATGCGCGATATTGAAGCCTACCTGGAAAGTTCTCAGGCTCATGTAACCGGCGATGTATTTGTTCACCTGCAACCCTATCGCTTCCAGATCATCGGCATTGAATCTGCCTATGACCTTATGAGCAGCAAGTTTGGCAAGTATGGTGAAATGAATACCGGCTTTACAGGCGAAGACGTTCGTGGCTTCAGCAAAATATTTGGCAACCAGACTTCGATTTATATGTCGGTGAAAGAAGAGAATGAGAAGAAATAG
- a CDS encoding NAD-dependent epimerase/dehydratase family protein translates to MSTKVKVGIIGGAGYTGGELLRLLINHPHVEIAFINSKSNAGNPISQVHADLIGETDLTFSDDLSALSDGSVDVIFLCVGHGDARKFLSEYTVNDKIRIIDLSQDFRLALKSAIGNRQSAIHIWIT, encoded by the coding sequence ATGAGTACAAAAGTAAAAGTAGGCATAATAGGAGGCGCAGGATATACAGGCGGTGAATTGCTCAGGTTACTGATCAACCACCCCCATGTAGAGATCGCCTTCATTAACAGTAAAAGCAATGCCGGCAATCCCATTTCCCAGGTACATGCAGACCTGATCGGCGAAACAGACCTTACCTTTTCTGATGATCTGTCGGCTTTGTCGGATGGGAGTGTAGATGTGATCTTCCTGTGCGTAGGCCATGGCGATGCCCGTAAGTTTCTGAGTGAGTATACAGTTAATGACAAGATCAGGATTATAGATCTTTCTCAGGATTTCAGATTGGCGCTAAAATCGGCAATCGGCAATCGGCAATCGGCAATTCATATATGGATTACCTGA
- a CDS encoding aspartate aminotransferase family protein produces MKLFDVYPINNIVIDKAKGSYVWDDKGEQYLDLYGGHAVISIGHTHPHYVERLTSQLNKVGFYSNSVKMPLQDELAEKLGKLSGKPDYQLFLVSSGAEANENALKLASFHNGRKKIIAFTKSFHGRTSLAVAATDNPAIVAPVNQTPNVIFLPFNDEAALEACFKEQGNEISSVIIEGIQGVGGINVASESFLQAIRRLCDQYGAVFIADSVQCGYGRSGKFFSQDYAGVNADIYTMAKGMGNGFPVAGIIIAPHLQPKHGMLGTTFGGNHLACAAALAVLEVIEKENLLQNAAEVGEYIMSELKKIPQLQNVRGRGLMIGFDVPEQFKDLRKNLLWKHKIFTGEAKPNVIRLLPSLALRKKDADQLLEAIKEEIEVGAESITK; encoded by the coding sequence ATGAAGCTTTTTGACGTTTATCCGATCAACAACATCGTCATCGATAAGGCTAAAGGCTCTTACGTATGGGATGACAAAGGGGAACAATACCTTGACCTGTATGGCGGTCACGCGGTAATTAGTATTGGCCATACCCATCCGCATTATGTTGAACGATTGACCAGTCAGTTAAATAAAGTAGGCTTCTATTCCAATTCGGTAAAAATGCCGTTGCAGGATGAACTGGCGGAAAAGCTGGGTAAATTATCCGGCAAACCCGACTATCAGTTGTTTCTTGTTAGTTCAGGCGCAGAAGCCAATGAAAATGCACTCAAGCTGGCCAGCTTTCACAATGGCCGTAAAAAAATAATTGCGTTCACGAAATCTTTTCACGGACGTACCTCCCTGGCAGTTGCTGCCACTGACAACCCTGCTATTGTAGCACCGGTGAACCAAACCCCGAACGTGATCTTCCTTCCCTTTAATGATGAAGCTGCGCTGGAAGCCTGCTTCAAAGAACAGGGTAATGAGATCTCTTCGGTGATCATCGAAGGCATCCAGGGCGTGGGCGGCATCAATGTAGCCAGTGAGTCTTTTTTACAAGCCATCCGTCGCCTGTGCGACCAGTATGGCGCCGTATTTATTGCCGACAGCGTTCAATGCGGGTATGGCAGAAGCGGTAAATTCTTTTCACAGGACTATGCCGGAGTAAATGCAGACATCTATACCATGGCCAAAGGCATGGGTAATGGATTCCCGGTTGCCGGCATCATCATCGCTCCGCATTTACAACCCAAACATGGCATGCTGGGCACTACCTTCGGTGGCAATCACCTGGCCTGCGCAGCTGCCCTGGCCGTGTTGGAAGTGATTGAAAAAGAGAACCTGTTACAAAACGCTGCGGAAGTTGGGGAGTACATTATGAGTGAACTGAAAAAGATCCCTCAACTGCAAAATGTACGGGGCCGTGGATTGATGATCGGGTTTGATGTGCCTGAGCAATTCAAAGACCTGCGTAAGAACTTGCTGTGGAAACACAAGATCTTCACCGGCGAAGCAAAACCAAATGTGATCAGGTTATTGCCTTCCCTGGCCCTGCGTAAAAAAGATGCAGACCAGTTGCTGGAAGCCATCAAAGAAGAAATTGAGGTAGGCGCTGAAAGCATCACAAAATAA
- a CDS encoding acetylornithine carbamoyltransferase has product MKNFTSVHDVPSIDELVIKALSYKHSPSIDKSLGAGKRIGLLFLNPSMRTRLSTQIAAQNLGMEAIVFNVGSEGWALEFEDEAIMSGSTVEHVKDAAPIMGNYFDILAIRTFPSLKNREDDYSELYIKQFIKYAGIPVVSLESATLHPLQSLTDIITITECLKKKPLPAGKKPKIVLTWAPHVKPLPQCVANSFSQWVNAWGQADFVITHPEDYELDEQFTKGATITHNQDEALKGADFVYVKNWSTFKDYGKIYTADPEWMLTNKKLAVTNNAKVMHCLPVRRNVELSDEILDGVNSIVTQEASNRVWAAQAVLSEILESL; this is encoded by the coding sequence ATGAAAAATTTCACAAGTGTACACGATGTCCCAAGTATCGACGAGCTGGTAATTAAGGCGCTCTCTTACAAACATTCTCCCTCTATTGACAAATCATTGGGAGCCGGCAAACGCATTGGTTTGTTGTTTTTGAACCCCAGTATGCGTACCCGCCTTAGTACCCAGATCGCCGCTCAAAACCTGGGCATGGAAGCCATCGTGTTCAATGTAGGATCTGAAGGCTGGGCTCTGGAGTTTGAAGACGAGGCCATCATGAGTGGCAGCACTGTAGAGCACGTAAAAGATGCGGCGCCCATCATGGGAAACTATTTCGATATTCTGGCCATTCGTACTTTCCCATCTTTAAAGAACCGGGAAGACGATTACAGCGAGCTGTACATAAAACAATTCATAAAATACGCCGGCATTCCGGTGGTAAGTCTGGAAAGCGCTACCCTGCACCCGCTGCAAAGCTTAACAGACATTATTACCATTACCGAATGTTTGAAAAAGAAACCCCTGCCGGCCGGTAAAAAACCAAAGATCGTGCTTACCTGGGCGCCTCACGTAAAACCATTGCCACAATGCGTGGCCAATAGTTTTTCGCAATGGGTGAATGCCTGGGGACAAGCTGATTTCGTGATCACTCACCCCGAGGATTATGAGCTGGACGAGCAATTTACCAAAGGCGCTACCATTACTCATAACCAGGACGAAGCCTTGAAAGGCGCCGACTTTGTTTATGTAAAAAACTGGAGCACCTTTAAAGATTACGGAAAGATCTATACCGCCGATCCTGAGTGGATGCTCACGAATAAAAAGCTGGCAGTTACCAACAATGCCAAAGTAATGCATTGCTTACCCGTTCGGCGCAATGTAGAGTTGAGTGATGAAATTCTTGATGGCGTTAACAGCATTGTTACCCAGGAAGCCAGCAACCGTGTTTGGGCAGCCCAGGCCGTACTTAGTGAAATACTTGAATCTTTATAA
- the argB gene encoding acetylglutamate kinase, with translation MSTLYVVKIGGNIIDDEKKLSAFVKDFAAVKGQKVLIHGGGKLATKLAEQMNVPQQMIDGRRITDAETLKIVTMVYAGYINKNVVAQLQANNCNAIGLTGADGNVILAHKRNHPTIDYGFAGDVDAINTTLLKSILDQQIAVVMAPITHDQKGQLLNTNADTIAQEVATSLGALYDVQLIYSFEKSGVLLDANDDSTVINSINPGYYQQLKSEQKIFAGMIPKLDNAFAALNRGVKKVIIGKAEQLTDLITGKAGTSIVHE, from the coding sequence GTGTCCACATTATATGTTGTTAAGATAGGCGGTAACATCATCGACGATGAAAAGAAGTTATCGGCTTTCGTGAAAGACTTTGCAGCAGTAAAAGGTCAGAAGGTCCTGATCCATGGCGGTGGCAAGCTCGCTACCAAACTGGCTGAGCAAATGAACGTTCCGCAACAGATGATCGATGGCCGGCGCATTACCGATGCTGAGACCCTGAAGATAGTGACCATGGTATATGCTGGTTATATCAACAAAAATGTAGTGGCGCAATTGCAGGCTAACAACTGCAATGCTATTGGTTTAACCGGCGCCGACGGTAATGTAATACTGGCCCATAAAAGAAATCATCCCACTATCGATTATGGTTTTGCGGGTGATGTAGATGCCATCAACACCACCTTGCTAAAAAGCATCCTCGATCAGCAGATAGCAGTGGTAATGGCCCCCATTACCCACGACCAAAAGGGACAGTTGCTGAACACCAATGCCGATACCATTGCCCAGGAAGTAGCCACTTCCCTGGGCGCCCTGTACGATGTGCAATTGATCTATTCGTTTGAAAAAAGCGGGGTGTTGCTCGACGCCAATGACGACAGCACGGTAATCAACAGCATTAACCCGGGCTATTATCAGCAATTAAAATCCGAACAAAAAATATTCGCCGGCATGATCCCCAAACTGGATAATGCATTTGCCGCACTGAACCGTGGAGTTAAGAAAGTGATCATTGGCAAAGCAGAACAGTTAACCGATCTCATCACGGGTAAGGCCGGAACAAGCATTGTACATGAGTAA